CACATGTCTTTAAAAGAGCAATACTCACAATCTTTAACCTCTAAAGTTTTTTCAAAATCAATTTCTTGCTTGAGTTTGGGGATAAGAGAAAATTCCAAATGATCCATTTTAGCCTGTAAAACAAGCTCGTCTTCTTCTACTAGTTCGCCCTTTCTCAAATCATAAAAAAAGGCTTTTATAGGATCTTTGTAGCCCAGATTTTTAAGGGCAAACGCATAGATGGCCATTTGATAATCGGTGCTGATTTGAGCGATTTCTATGGGACTTAAGCCTCCTCTTTGTGTTTTACTCATGTTGTCTAATTTCAAATCGTTTTTGAATTTGTAATCCAATAAAATAATCTCATTGTCAGCGGTTTTGTCAATCCTGTCTATACGCCCCTTAAAAACAACGCCTTGAATAATCGTTTCAAAGCTTTTTTCAAGATCAAGGATTTTGATTTTTGTATTAAAGCGTTCTTTTTCTTTAAGATAAAAAGCCTGGATTTTTTTGAGCGCTACAAGAGTGTCTAAACGCTCTTTAGGGGTAATGTTTTCTCTTGTTTCTAAGAGCCAAATGAGCCTCTCTTCTAATACATAAGGGTTTTTGTCTTTTTCATAAGCTTCTTTTAAAAGTTCATGGAGCAAACTGCCCACAGCACTATTATTTTCGTCTTTAGGGCTTTCTTTGAATCGCTTAATGTAATGGTAGTAAAAACGGCGCTTGCAAGTTAAAAAAGCGTTCAATGAGCTAGCGCTAAAGCTAAAATCTTTAGGGATAGTGGCTTTGATTTCTTCTTCTTGGTAGTCTTTTAAGGGGCTTGTTTCAAAAAGCGTGTAAGCGTCTTTGATAGGCTCTATATGCAAATTTAATTCTAAAAGCATGTTAGAGACTTTTGAAGTTTCGCTCTCTACATAAGAAAGTGTTATTTCTTTAGAGTTTTTAAAGAGTTGGTAGTAATAGTGTTTTTGCAAATTTTTCTTATCTAATAAAGTGGGGAGGTTGAGCGATTTTCTTAAAGCAGAATTTAAAAACAAATCGCAATCTTTAAGGCTTGGCACACAAGTTTCATTGAAATCTACAATAACGATTTTATCAAATTGCATGCCCCTTGTCTCTAAAGTGTCCATGACTCGTATTTTGCCCCCACTAGAATCGTCTAAGCGGAAGTTGGCTTCAAATTCTTGCAAATACAAATGCAATAAATCTTTAAGGCTGTAGTTTTTAAGCATGTCTTTTAGAAGATGATACTGGTGCATGATTTGAGAATGCGCTTCTTTTAAGGGCACTTTTTCTTTAGAGCTTTGTTGTTCTAAAAGCGGGAGCGTAATATTTTCTAAATCCAATAACGCAGATCCGCTTAAATTAAGATCGCTTGTTTGTAAATCTTCTAAGATTTTGACAAGCTCTGTATAATAAGGGCTGTTTTTAGTCCCTAAACCCATCGCAAAATTCAAATTGTTGTTTCTGTCTAAGAGTTTTAAAAAAGGCAAAAAATCCGCATTAGGCGTGATGATCGCCATTTTATTAGGGTCGTTATTTTCTTGCAAATATTCTTCTGTGGTTTGTAAAACTAAAGCGCCTTGTTTTAAATAACTAGAGTTGGCATAGAGCTTTGGCTCTATTTTTTGATCATTAAAAGTTTGAGAAAGGATCTTTTGGGTTTTAAAATCAATGGAATAATCGCAATCCGTCTCCAACTTGAGATTTAAAAATTCCAAGAATTTTTGGTTGTATTTATCGCAAGATAAGTGTAAAGTGATAGGCACTAACTCAGCCACTTCTAATAAGCATTGCCTTTCAAAAACGCTCATAAAGCCGTCTAAATGCCATTCAATGGAGGAAAAATGCTCAAAAAATTCTTTTAAAATGGTGGGCTTTTTTTGCATGATTTTGTCGTAAAAGCCTAATTCTTCTAGCTTTTTAACATAGCGATCATAAATCATTTCTAAGACTTCTAAATGCTTTTCATAATCCAAGTAAATGTCTTTAAAAGAAAGTTCATTGAGTTTGATGCAAGCAGAACTTAACTCATCAAACAAATCAAACAAAAAAGAAGTGCTTTCCAAATACCCTAAAAAGCTGTTTTCAAAAAGCAAAAGCCCTTCAAGCACGGATTTTTTTTCTTTAGCGATAGCCTTAATGGTGTCTATCATTAAAATTTGGCGCGCGCTTTTAGGGATTTTCTTTTGATTAGGGATGTAAAAAGCCTGTTCAAAAAAATTCCCCATGCTCATTGCGCTAGGCAAAAACCCTTCGCCTTGCTCTAAATAGAAATGCTTTAAACGCCTGGTAGAGCTAAAAACAAATAGGGGGGTTTTTTCTAAAAAAAGTTTTTCTAAGTTCATGCGTTGAGTAACCTTTTGGCTTGAATGGTGATGTTTTCAACGCTGAAGCCGAATTTTTCAAAGAGTTTATCGCCCTTTGCTGAACTCCCAAAAGAATCCATGCCAATGATTTTATCCGCAAAACGATACCACTCTATCGCACGGCTCGCTTCAATCGCTAAAACTTTACCTTTAAAAAGTTCTTTAAGATAGCTTTCATCTTGCTCTATCAACAAATCAAAGCAAGGCACGCTCACCACTTGAGTGGGGATATTTTCTCGCTCTAAAATTTGAGCGCTCTCTAAAGCTAAAGAAGCTTCGCTCCCGCTCGCAACGAGCGTGATAATGGGATCTTTAGAGTGGTGTTTAATGTACGCCCCTTTTAAAACCTGCTCTTTAGAAACCTCATCAAGCACGGGCAAATTCTGGCGCGATAAAATAAGAGCGCTAGGAGCGTTCAAACTTAACGCTACTTGCATGCAAGCCGTATTTTCAAAAGCATCGCTGGGTCTGAAAGCATAGAAATTGGGCAAAGCGCGTAAATGGCTCAATTGCTCTATGGGCTGGTGCGTCGCCCCGTCTTCGCCCACGCCAATGCTGTCATGCGTGAAGATAAAAAGGGCTTTTAGTTTCATTAAAGCGCTCAAACGCATGCTGGGCATTAAATAATCGCTAAACACAAAAAAGGTCGCACAAAAAGGCACAAACAAGCCATACGCCGCTAAAGCGTTAGTGATAGCCCCCATGGCATGCTCTCTGATCCCAAAATGCAAGTTTTGCCCTAAAGGGAAATCGCCAGAGTGTTTTAAATGCGTGTTATTGGATGGGGCTAAATCCGCGCTCCCCCCTAAAAATCCCTCGCATTCTTTAGCGATAGCGTTTAAAATCATGCCGTTACTCACTCTCGTGGCTAGAGATTCGCCTTTTTTAAAGGTGGGGTAATGGATGGCGCTAAAATCAAAATCCTTTAACGCATGGATCTTTTCTTTTGTTTTAGGGCTTAAGGATTTTTCCCATAAGGCTTCTAAGCTAACGCCCCTAACTTTCACTTCTTCAAAATGCATTTTGTTTTTTGGGCTAATGATAAAGCTTTCATCAGGGTTGATTTGAGCGTTTTCTTTGGATTGTTTTAACACTTCTTTATTTAAAGGCGAGCCATGCGTTTTTTCGCTTCCCTCTAAGCCAATAGCCCCCTTACCAATGATCGTATGAGCGATTAAAAGCGTGGGTTTATGGGATTTTTTGGCCTCTTCTAAAGCATCATTAATCGCTTGATAGTCATGCCCATCGCATTCTAGCACTTCCCAATTTTGTGCTAAAAAACGCGTTTTAACCTGTTCGCTAAAACTAATATTAATAGCGCCTTCAATGCTTATCTGATTGCTGTCATAAATCACAATGAGATTATCAAGGCGAAGGTGTCCGGCTAAAGAAGCGCTCTCATAGCTAATGCCTTCTTGCAAATCCCCATCCCCACACAAGCAATAGACTTTATGAGAAATGGCTTCTTTATCCAAAAGGTTTTGAGCGTATTGGCTCGCCATGCTAAAGCCCACAGCGTTAGCAAAACCTTGCCCCAAAGGGCCTGTGGTGATTTCAATGCCTTCAGTGTGGTGCAATTCAGGGTGTCCTGGGGTTTTAGAGTGTAATTGCCTGAAACGCTTTAAATCGTCTAAACTCAAATCAAAGCCCCACAAATGCAACAAACTATACGCTAACGCACTCGCATGCCCTCCGCTAAAAACCAATCTGTCCCTATTGAGCCATTTAGGGTTAGTGGGGTTTAGGTTTAGGTGCAAGCTTAAAACCACCATCACATCAGCTAACCCCAAGCACACGCCCGGATGCCCACTATTAGCCTTATCTATCATGTCCGCGCACAAAAAGCGAAGCGTGCTCGCCATGCTTTTTAATCGTTCTAAGTCAGCGTTACTCAATCGCATCAAATTTTTCCATTTTTAAGGTTTTTGAGAGTCATTTTAACACAAATTATCTCAAAATCTCTTTGGCCATTAAGATGTCTTGTTGGATCTGATTTTTAAGCTCTTTTAACGAAGAAAAACGCATGTTGTCTCGTATTTTTTGAACCCAACGCAAAGCGATTTCTTGGGGCGGGTTTTCTATAATAGTATCAAGGACATGGCATTCTATGGCGAAATGTTGATCGGTGCTTAAGCGATTGCCTATAAAACTCACGCTTTTTTGATAAATTGGATCTTTTATTCTCACTAAACTCGCATACACCCCAAAACTAGGGAGGATAAAATCTTTAGTTTTAATATTTAAAGTAGGCGCTAATTCTTTATGCCCTAAGCCTTGATCGCTAATGACTTCCCCGCACACTTCATAAGGCCTGCCTAAGAGTTTGTTAGCCAAAGATAAGTCGCCATGACTCAGGGCTAGTTTGATCATCTTAGAATGCACGCTAATGTTTTGGACTTTCACTTCAGGCACAATAATGGTTTTTTCAAAACGCTCTTTTAAAAACAAAGCGTCATTTTGCCTCCCATGCCCAAACCTGAAATCATAGCCCACCACTAGGTGTTCTAAATTGGGGAATTTCTTTTTTAAAAGCTCTAAAAATTCTAGGGCGTTTAATTGCGAAATCTCTTCTAAATACACAAAAAATAAAGGCATGCCCACGAGTTTGGCGCGGTATTTTAGGGGGGTTAAATAGCCTTTAGTGTAATGTTTTTTTTCTATGATTAAAAGGGCTTTGGGATCTTTTAATTCTTTAAAAAGGGCTTGATGCCCTAGATGCAAGCCATCAAATTTACCGATAGCTAAGCTTTTAACCTCAGGCTCGCTTGAAATGGATAAAAAATTCAACATTCCCGTTTTTCCCTTTCACTAAGCTTTCTTGGATCTTTAAGATTTGAAAATTCTTTGTTTTTAAATGGTTTTTAAAGTTTTCTAAAGCGTTTAAAATGGCTTCTTTATCCATTACCACCCCCTTTTTATTACGTTTTATTTTTCTGCCCACTTCAAATTGCGGTTTGAAAAGCACCAAAAATTCACCGCTTAAAGGCACAATCGCTTCTAAAATACAATATAAAGAAATAAAACTCACATCACAAAGCACTAAATCAATTGTTTCTGGCGTTTTAAACCCTCTAATATCGCATTCTTCATAACATTCTATGCGCTTGTCTTGTTTCAAACTTTCATCTAATTGCATTTTCCCCACATCCACGCAAAACACCTTTTTAGCCCCTTTTAAAAGAGCCACTTGACTAAAGCCCCCCTTGCTCGCTCCCACATCTAAAACCACCTTTTCTTTAAAATCTATAAAGTGATTTTCTAAAAAAGCCCCTAATTTTTCCCCAGCCCTACTAACGAAAAGTTTTTCAGCGATGAGTTCAATCTTATCACCCTCTTTAACGATAAAAGAGGGTTTAGAAACCACTATTTTATTGACTAAAACCTGTTTTTTTAAAACCAACGCCTTAGCTTTTTCTCTGCTACCCACTAAATGCTGACTGAATAAAGCGTAATCTAAGCGCATTAAAATTGAGGTAAGGGGACTTGATAAGCGAAATTAAAAACAATTTTGCCTAAATTATAGGCATCAAGCTCTAGTTTGGCTTCTTGCACCGCTAAATAATCCAATTTATTAAAAGCGAGTAAAAAAGCTCTGCTCCACCGGTTCGTGGTTTCTAAAATGCCATCAAATTCATCTTTTGTGATTTCTCGCACCCATAAAGGCTCTGAGCCTGTAGGTTTTGTGCCAAAAAGTTCATAAGAAATATAGCCATCATCTATCCAATCGTTATTTTGCGTGAAAATCTCCACTAAAAAATACTCATGATCATAGTAAGTGCCGCTATCCACATCGTTTAAATGCGTAGCGATAGCCGTGATGATAGGCACATTATCTTGGGTGATTTCGCCTTTCCTGCTGGCTTGGATCTTTTTTTCTAAAACTAAGTCTAGCGTGTAAGTGTCTTCATTGAAATTGCTCACACACCCCAAACAAAAGAATAAAAACACCAGAAGTGTTGAGAGATTTTTCAAGCCCATTCCTTGCTAAAACCCATGCCATTTTTAGCTAAAATAAAACCTATATTATAACTAAAAGGGGGTTTTATGCCAAAAAAATGCCGACACTTGCTCCAAACCAGTGATTTAAGCCTAGATGAAATCAAGCTTTTATTGAACAAAGCGAGCGTTTATGCGAACGATTTTAACGCCGTATCTTTAGAAACAAAAGAAAAAATGTATAATAAAATCATCGTGGCGTTATTTTTTGAAAATTCCACCAGAACGGTGTCTAGTTTTGAAATCGCAAGCCTAAGGTTAGGGGCAAAAATAGTGAAATTAAACATGCAAACAAGCTCCACTTCAAAGGGTGAAACCCTGATAGACACTTTTAAAAATATCCATGCCATGCAGCCTGACGCTATCATCACACGGCATGCTTTTTCAAGCGCGCCTTTTAAATTAGCTGAATTTTCACAATGCCCCTTGATTAACGCAGGAAGCGGCACAAGCGCTCACCCTACCCAAGCGTTATTAGATTTGCTCACCCTTTATCGGCATTTTGGCGGTTTAGAAAATCTAAAAGGGAAGAAAATCGCTTTTATAGGCGATGTGAAAAATTCCAGAGTGGCTAATAGTAACATTAAATTGCTCCAACGGCTAGGGCTTGAGATCATGCTGTGCGCTCCAAGCTCCATGCTCCCTATCACTTCTTTAAAAACGACGCACAACGTTGAAGAAGCGATAGCATTTGCTGACATCTTAATGAGTTTGAGGACCCAAACCGAACGCCACAACGCGCCCATTTTTGCGAGCTTGAAAGATTACGGCAACGCTTATTGCATCACTCAAAAACGCCTAGAGGCTCACGCTAAAAATAAAGAGATCATTATTTTGCACCCAGGCCCGGTGCATAGGGACATTGATATAGAAAGCGCGGTGTTAGAAGACAAGCGATCTAAAGTTTTAGAGCAAGTCAAAAATGGCGTGGCAATGCGCATGGCGGTGTTGGAATTTTTGCTATTAGATTGATTATCAAACTTAAAAAATGCTTTTTAGCATTTTTTTAAAAAAATGGGTTTGGTTGTAAAACGGCACAAAAACCCCAATTTGATTAAATTTTGATTTACTTTATCTCATTTTATGATGAAATTAAAAAAATTTCGTTATAATCTAAAATAGTTGAGTTAATTAAAAGTAAATAAATAGATTGATTATGCTTCTTTGTTTTTTAGATCAGTTAAGAATTGTATAGTCTTTAAGATGTATTGGCTATTAAAAGGGAAAAAATGAAAAATAGCGCGCCTTTAAAGAATCAAGTTTTTTGTGGGTTATACGTTTTAAGTTTGAGCGCTTCTTTGCAAGCGTTTGATTATAAAATTGAAGTTTTAGCGGAGTCCTTTTCTAAAGTTGGTTTTAATAAAAAAAAGATTGATATTTCTAGGGGGATTTATCCTACAGAGACTTTTGTAACCGCTGTAGGGCAGGGCAATATTTATGCGGATTTTTTATCCAAAGGCCTTAAAGATCAAGGGCATGTTTTAGAGGGAAAAGTCGGTGGCACGCTAGGAGGGGTCGCTTATGATAGCACAAAATTTAATCAAGGTGGATCGGTTATTTATAACTACATCGGTTATTGGGATGGCTATTTAGGGGGTAAAAGGGCCTTGCTTGATGGCACGAGTATCCATGAGTGCGCGCTTGGATCTGATGGCAAGGTGATTGATTCTATAGCATGCGGGAACGCTAGGGCTAATAAAATCCGCCGTAATTATTTGATGAATAACGCTTTTTTAGAATACCGCTATAAGGATACATTTGCGGCTAAAGGGGGGCGTTATCAATCTAATGCTCCTTACATGAGCGGTTACACGCAAGGCTTTGAAATCAGCGCTAAAGTTAAGGATAAAAATGAAGGAAGCCATAAATTATGGTGGTTTAGCTCATGGGGTAGGGCGTTCGCTTATGGGGAGTGGATTTATGATTTTTACTCTCCAAGAACCGTGGTTAAAAACGGGCGCACTTTGAATTATGGTATCCATTTAGTGGATTACACTTATGAAAGGAAAGGGGTTAGCGTTAGCCCTTTTTTCCAATTTTCGCCCGGGACTTATTACAGCCCTGGAGTGGTTGTAGGCTATGATAGTAACCCTAATTTTGATGGCGTGGGCTTTAGATCCGAAACAAAAGCTTATATTTTGCTCCCTGTCCATGCCCCCTTAAGAAGAGATACTTATCGTTACGCTGTGAAAGCTGGCACTGCCGGGCAAAGCTTGCTTATTAGGCAACGATTTGATTACAATGAATTTAATTTTGGAGGAGCGTTTTATAAAGTATGGAAAAACGCAAACGCTTACATAGGCACGACAGGAAACCCTTTAGGCATTGATTTTTGGACCAATAGCGTTTATGATATAGGGCAAGCCTTAAGCCATGTGGTAACCGCTGATGCCGTCTCTGGTTGGGTTTTTGGTGGGGGCGTGCATAAAAAGTGGCTGTGGGGGACTTTATGGCGTTGGACTAGCGGCACTTTAGCCAATGAAGCGAGCGCGGCTGTTAATGTGGGCTATAAGATCAGTAAGAGTTTGACAGCGAGCGTGAAATTAGAATATTTGGGCGTGATGACGCATTCAGGCTTTACGGTAGGGAGTTACAGGCCCACGCCCGGCTCTAAAGCGCTTTATTCAGACAGGAGCCATTTGATGACAACTCTTAGCGCCAAATTCTAACCAATCGCTTTAAGCTGTTTATTAAAGCGTTAAAAATCCCTTAATAAAAACACTATAATACAAGTTTAATCAAATCCAAAGGTTAAGCATTTGAAACTCTTTTTCAGGCGTTATTCTAAATACCTTAAAGAGCATTATAAAAGTTTTATAGTGGTTTTGTTTTCTTCTTTAGTGGTGGCTTTAAGCACGGCTTGGGGGACTTATTTAGTCAAGCCCACTTTAGATGAAATTTTTATCAATAAAGACACTCACATGCTCAAAATCCTGCCTTTTTTAGTGATTTTGGCGTATTTGGGCAAGAGTGGGGGCATGTATTTAGGCACTTATTTCACTAACTTTATTGGGCTTGATATTGTCAAAAAAATACGCAACACTATGCTAGAAAGCCTTCTCAAAATGGAAATGGATTTTTTTAACAGGACGAAAAAGGGCGAATTGATCGCAAGAATCACCAATGATATAGGATTGATTAGAGCGAGTTTGTCCAATTACCTTTCAGAGAGCCTAAGAGAGGGGCTAACGATTGTCGGGTTAGTGGGGGTGGTGATCTATCAAAG
The Helicobacter pylori genome window above contains:
- the addB gene encoding ATP-dependent deoxyribonuclease AddB, which translates into the protein MNLEKLFLEKTPLFVFSSTRRLKHFYLEQGEGFLPSAMSMGNFFEQAFYIPNQKKIPKSARQILMIDTIKAIAKEKKSVLEGLLLFENSFLGYLESTSFLFDLFDELSSACIKLNELSFKDIYLDYEKHLEVLEMIYDRYVKKLEELGFYDKIMQKKPTILKEFFEHFSSIEWHLDGFMSVFERQCLLEVAELVPITLHLSCDKYNQKFLEFLNLKLETDCDYSIDFKTQKILSQTFNDQKIEPKLYANSSYLKQGALVLQTTEEYLQENNDPNKMAIITPNADFLPFLKLLDRNNNLNFAMGLGTKNSPYYTELVKILEDLQTSDLNLSGSALLDLENITLPLLEQQSSKEKVPLKEAHSQIMHQYHLLKDMLKNYSLKDLLHLYLQEFEANFRLDDSSGGKIRVMDTLETRGMQFDKIVIVDFNETCVPSLKDCDLFLNSALRKSLNLPTLLDKKNLQKHYYYQLFKNSKEITLSYVESETSKVSNMLLELNLHIEPIKDAYTLFETSPLKDYQEEEIKATIPKDFSFSASSLNAFLTCKRRFYYHYIKRFKESPKDENNSAVGSLLHELLKEAYEKDKNPYVLEERLIWLLETRENITPKERLDTLVALKKIQAFYLKEKERFNTKIKILDLEKSFETIIQGVVFKGRIDRIDKTADNEIILLDYKFKNDLKLDNMSKTQRGGLSPIEIAQISTDYQMAIYAFALKNLGYKDPIKAFFYDLRKGELVEEDELVLQAKMDHLEFSLIPKLKQEIDFEKTLEVKDCEYCSFKDMCNR
- the tkt gene encoding transketolase, whose translation is MRLSNADLERLKSMASTLRFLCADMIDKANSGHPGVCLGLADVMVVLSLHLNLNPTNPKWLNRDRLVFSGGHASALAYSLLHLWGFDLSLDDLKRFRQLHSKTPGHPELHHTEGIEITTGPLGQGFANAVGFSMASQYAQNLLDKEAISHKVYCLCGDGDLQEGISYESASLAGHLRLDNLIVIYDSNQISIEGAINISFSEQVKTRFLAQNWEVLECDGHDYQAINDALEEAKKSHKPTLLIAHTIIGKGAIGLEGSEKTHGSPLNKEVLKQSKENAQINPDESFIISPKNKMHFEEVKVRGVSLEALWEKSLSPKTKEKIHALKDFDFSAIHYPTFKKGESLATRVSNGMILNAIAKECEGFLGGSADLAPSNNTHLKHSGDFPLGQNLHFGIREHAMGAITNALAAYGLFVPFCATFFVFSDYLMPSMRLSALMKLKALFIFTHDSIGVGEDGATHQPIEQLSHLRALPNFYAFRPSDAFENTACMQVALSLNAPSALILSRQNLPVLDEVSKEQVLKGAYIKHHSKDPIITLVASGSEASLALESAQILERENIPTQVVSVPCFDLLIEQDESYLKELFKGKVLAIEASRAIEWYRFADKIIGMDSFGSSAKGDKLFEKFGFSVENITIQAKRLLNA
- a CDS encoding bifunctional riboflavin kinase/FAD synthetase; the protein is MLNFLSISSEPEVKSLAIGKFDGLHLGHQALFKELKDPKALLIIEKKHYTKGYLTPLKYRAKLVGMPLFFVYLEEISQLNALEFLELLKKKFPNLEHLVVGYDFRFGHGRQNDALFLKERFEKTIIVPEVKVQNISVHSKMIKLALSHGDLSLANKLLGRPYEVCGEVISDQGLGHKELAPTLNIKTKDFILPSFGVYASLVRIKDPIYQKSVSFIGNRLSTDQHFAIECHVLDTIIENPPQEIALRWVQKIRDNMRFSSLKELKNQIQQDILMAKEILR
- the tlyA gene encoding 23S rRNA (cytidine-2'-O)-methyltransferase TlyA; this translates as MRLDYALFSQHLVGSREKAKALVLKKQVLVNKIVVSKPSFIVKEGDKIELIAEKLFVSRAGEKLGAFLENHFIDFKEKVVLDVGASKGGFSQVALLKGAKKVFCVDVGKMQLDESLKQDKRIECYEECDIRGFKTPETIDLVLCDVSFISLYCILEAIVPLSGEFLVLFKPQFEVGRKIKRNKKGVVMDKEAILNALENFKNHLKTKNFQILKIQESLVKGKNGNVEFFIHFKRA
- the pyrB gene encoding aspartate carbamoyltransferase; amino-acid sequence: MPKKCRHLLQTSDLSLDEIKLLLNKASVYANDFNAVSLETKEKMYNKIIVALFFENSTRTVSSFEIASLRLGAKIVKLNMQTSSTSKGETLIDTFKNIHAMQPDAIITRHAFSSAPFKLAEFSQCPLINAGSGTSAHPTQALLDLLTLYRHFGGLENLKGKKIAFIGDVKNSRVANSNIKLLQRLGLEIMLCAPSSMLPITSLKTTHNVEEAIAFADILMSLRTQTERHNAPIFASLKDYGNAYCITQKRLEAHAKNKEIIILHPGPVHRDIDIESAVLEDKRSKVLEQVKNGVAMRMAVLEFLLLD
- the hofB gene encoding outer membrane beta-barrel protein HofB, yielding MKNSAPLKNQVFCGLYVLSLSASLQAFDYKIEVLAESFSKVGFNKKKIDISRGIYPTETFVTAVGQGNIYADFLSKGLKDQGHVLEGKVGGTLGGVAYDSTKFNQGGSVIYNYIGYWDGYLGGKRALLDGTSIHECALGSDGKVIDSIACGNARANKIRRNYLMNNAFLEYRYKDTFAAKGGRYQSNAPYMSGYTQGFEISAKVKDKNEGSHKLWWFSSWGRAFAYGEWIYDFYSPRTVVKNGRTLNYGIHLVDYTYERKGVSVSPFFQFSPGTYYSPGVVVGYDSNPNFDGVGFRSETKAYILLPVHAPLRRDTYRYAVKAGTAGQSLLIRQRFDYNEFNFGGAFYKVWKNANAYIGTTGNPLGIDFWTNSVYDIGQALSHVVTADAVSGWVFGGGVHKKWLWGTLWRWTSGTLANEASAAVNVGYKISKSLTASVKLEYLGVMTHSGFTVGSYRPTPGSKALYSDRSHLMTTLSAKF